ACTAAAGAACACGACTGGACCCCACTTCGCGTTGAGGGGGACCTTCCTAGAGACCTTAGCGGCACGCTGTATCGCTGTGGGCCATTGTCTCGTGAGTCCCAAGGGGCTTTTATTCCCGACATTATTCAGGGCAATGGAGGCCTCGCAGGGGTGAGGTTTGCCAACGGCACCGTCTCTGGCGCGGCTAAGATCCTGCAAACTCGCGAGATGCTTGAAGAAGAAACTGCGGGAAAAGCGCTGTATAGTCCTGCAGCTTCAAAAGTTGCCAATTTCATGAGTGGCCTGCAGGGCAAGCTTAAGAATGTCGCTAACACACACGTTATTCCACAGAATGGAGAATTGTGGGCTCTCTACGAATTGAGTCGCCCAGTCAGAGTTGATCCGGACACTCTAGATGTCCGTGAAGAGACCACACTCAATGGCGTGATTGCGAACACGTTCTCTGCTCATCCTCATCGGGTGGAGGTTCGGAAGGCGCTCTACAATTTTGGGGTGGTTAATGGGCGAGAACCACGAGTTGACCTATTCGAGCTGCCCGACCGGGGTTTACCTCGCAAGCTTGGCGAGGTTCCACTGAGTTACAGCACCTTTGTGCATGACTTTATGGCTACGCCGAACTATCTAGTTCTATTCATCTCTCCCATTCGTCTAGACGGTTTGCGGTTACGCCTCGGTCTTGGAGACTTCAAAGATCTCGCTCATTGGGAGCCTGAAAGAGGTAGTGAGGTCATCGTCATTCCGATCGATACACCAGAGAAGGTGACGCGCTTTAAGGTCTCTCCCTTCCATGTATTCCACTTTGCCAACGGGTTCGAGAGCGATCAGATGATCTATATTGATTTCTGTTACTACGACAATTTCTGGATGGAGTTCGAGGCGGCTGTAGGCGCAGAAACTGCATCTCCAGGAGGCCCACTGACGCGGGCTAGGATTGATGTGGCACGCGAAACCTTCGACCTAGAGCACCTTACCGATCTCAAATCCGAGTTTCCGATTGTTCATCCCAGAATTGGAGGAGATGAACATAACGTGGTGTTTTCCGTCACCCAAACTCCTGACAACGGTGCTTTACGCCATAGCATTGTCCGTTACGAGGCAAGTGGAGAAACATCCACGTTGATGGAGCTTGGCCATATAGCATCGGAAGCGGTATTCGCACCTCGCTCAGACCACGAAACCGAGGGATGGCTACTCCCCCTTGTCTATGACCCCAAGGCTGATCAAAGCTACATCAGTGTCATCGAGACTAAATCGATGACGGAACAGGCTCGGTGTTGGTTCGACCACCATATTCCCCTCACCTTCCACGGCAGTTGGGTGGCGGCATAAAGATGGTGGGGGCACTGACAAGCGAGAGACTTAGACCTTCTGAATGTATTCATCTTGAAGCCCTAATAGATAAGGAGCTTGTACTAACAGACTCAGATCCTGTTTAGAGAACAGTTGTACACGCCAAAATTAAATGTCAGTTCTCCCAGAATACTTTTAGGACTTCCCAGCATTAGGTGTCGTTCCCTACATGCCTCAAGCACCAAATCTACAAATATTATTGATGACATGCTTGGAGAAATCAAAATGCTCAACATCAAGAACATCAAAATATTTCTCATCCTTGCGCTTGCCTTCGTTGTCACCATCCTGGGTAACACGATGGTTGCATCCCAAAGCATTGATCCAAACCCCAAGGCTGCATCTGCCACCGAGATCATCTTGAAGTCTGACGTTCCGTGGGGGCCGCTCAACCCCGCCCGTGGCGACCAAAGCCCGAAGGCGGGTCAGCTTTGGGGCGACCGCACTGGCTCAGGGCCGTCCGGATTTCTTGTTGAGTTTGTGGACGGCTTCTCGTCGCCCCCTCATATTCACAATGTCACCTATAAGGGCATGGTTATTCAGGGCCTCCTTCACAATGATGATCCGGATGCGAATAAAATGTGGTTGCCAGCAGGCTCTTTCTGGACACAACCCGCCGGAGAAGTGCACGTTACCGCTGCCGACGATAGTAATAACCTGGCATATATAGAGATTGAGGAAGGCCCCTATCTTGTCCGCCCACCGGAAGCGGCGTTTGATAATGGTGAACGGCCTGTTAACGTCGATAAATCGAATCTGGTTTGGCTAAATGCATCGAATATTACCTGGGTCGATCAGCCTGCAATGCCAGCTTCGATTAATGGAGCCAAGGTCGCCTTTCTCTGGGGTAATCCCCAGGATGACCAGTTAAACGGCACTCTGGTCAAGCTACCCTCTGGATTTACGGGAGAAATACAGAGCCACAGCTCAACCTTCCGTGCGGTTGTGATTCAGGGTCAACCCAACCTCTACTCGGGTCAGACCAACACCCTGGAGCCAGGCAGCTATTTTGGCTCGCAAGGCAAGACGATGCATAAAGTCTCGTGTGAAACCAAAGAGGAGTGCGTCATCTACGTGCGCGCTCAAGGCAAATATAACGTCGTTTCGTCATAGCCCAAGCAGTAACACGACCTGACCTTTACTCGAAATAGGTTGAGCGCTGCGCAGTTCTTTCGGTAGGTGGCAGCCAATCCTGCTTGTGATGGCGAAAGCAGAAACGGTATCGTGCGGTGGTCTACGATCCTTCTCTGCGCTCCTGCCCCCTCATGATCTCTCAGGCCATCAGCCGCTATTTAGACCACTATGCCGAACCTATTGCTCGTATGATTCAAGCCGAGTGGCTCTCAACCCTTGACCAGATCTATCAATCTGTTCTTGTCCTTCCCCTTTTTGATGAAGCCCTCAACTGCCTAGAGAGCATCTTGCCCAACAGCACTCACCATACTCTGGTGATTGCTGTGGTCAATGCTTCAGAGGATGCAAATAGAGCGGCAATCCAGCGAACCCAGACGTTTCTCACCCAATTTCAACCTCACCCCCAGCTCCCCTTTACGGTGGTGGACCAACCCTCGGGGAATACCTTGCTGCTCGTCGATTGCTGCACCTCTCCTCGACAACTGCCTCCTAAACAGGGGGTGGGGCTAGCCCGCAAAATTGGCGGTGATATTGCCCTGGCCTGTATTGCCGCCCAGACCATCCAAACCCCTTGGATTTACTGTAGCGATGGTGATGTGCAGTTACCGGAAGATTACTTTGCCACCCCCAACTTTGGCCCAGACGTGGCGGTCGCCATTTATCCTTTCCGCCACCATCCCCACCATCCCGATATTCTGGAATATGAAATTTCTCTGCGATATTACGTTTTAGGATTAGCTCAAGCCGGTTCGCACTATGCTTTTCAAACCATTGGTAGTTTGTTAAAAATCAATGCGGAGCACTATGCCAAAGTCCGAGGTTTCCCCAAACGGCAAGCGGCGGAAGACTTCTACATGCTCAATAAACTGGCCAAAACAGGACAGGTAATCCGCTTAAAACAACCAACGGTCGTCCTGTCTTCCCGGTTATCCCATCGGGTTCCTTTTGGCACAGGAGCGGCAATGGTTAAATTGTCCCAAGATCCAGGTCTTCACCTTTATCACCCTCAAATTTTTGGAGAACTACAGCGTTGGCTGGCCTTAGACCAATGCTTATGGCAAGGGCTGCGCCCCCATGCATTCCCTGACGTCATGATGAGTTTCCAAGCTTGGTGGCAGCAACAACATCTAGCGCCTTCGCTCTTAGAAACCTTGCTGCATCTCAAAGTGGATCAAGCCCTCCAACAAGCTTTCCAGCAATGTCAGGATTTTCCGCATTTTCAGTTTTACCTAAGGGTTTGGTTTGATGCCTTTCGAACGCTCAAATTTGTGCATTATCAAAGAGATAACTATTGGCCTTCTCTACCGATTCCAGAAGCGATCACTTTGTTCAAGGGTTCCAACCTATGCAA
The genomic region above belongs to Acaryochloris sp. CCMEE 5410 and contains:
- a CDS encoding carotenoid oxygenase family protein, with amino-acid sequence MLTGMNRSLTKEHDWTPLRVEGDLPRDLSGTLYRCGPLSRESQGAFIPDIIQGNGGLAGVRFANGTVSGAAKILQTREMLEEETAGKALYSPAASKVANFMSGLQGKLKNVANTHVIPQNGELWALYELSRPVRVDPDTLDVREETTLNGVIANTFSAHPHRVEVRKALYNFGVVNGREPRVDLFELPDRGLPRKLGEVPLSYSTFVHDFMATPNYLVLFISPIRLDGLRLRLGLGDFKDLAHWEPERGSEVIVIPIDTPEKVTRFKVSPFHVFHFANGFESDQMIYIDFCYYDNFWMEFEAAVGAETASPGGPLTRARIDVARETFDLEHLTDLKSEFPIVHPRIGGDEHNVVFSVTQTPDNGALRHSIVRYEASGETSTLMELGHIASEAVFAPRSDHETEGWLLPLVYDPKADQSYISVIETKSMTEQARCWFDHHIPLTFHGSWVAA
- a CDS encoding DUF4437 domain-containing protein is translated as MLNIKNIKIFLILALAFVVTILGNTMVASQSIDPNPKAASATEIILKSDVPWGPLNPARGDQSPKAGQLWGDRTGSGPSGFLVEFVDGFSSPPHIHNVTYKGMVIQGLLHNDDPDANKMWLPAGSFWTQPAGEVHVTAADDSNNLAYIEIEEGPYLVRPPEAAFDNGERPVNVDKSNLVWLNASNITWVDQPAMPASINGAKVAFLWGNPQDDQLNGTLVKLPSGFTGEIQSHSSTFRAVVIQGQPNLYSGQTNTLEPGSYFGSQGKTMHKVSCETKEECVIYVRAQGKYNVVSS